GTAAGGAGGAAAGAAAGGGATGGCAATGAAGGGACATGTTCCAATTCGTTGCATGTTGCAAACGTTAGGCAAGTTCTTAGCGATCTTATAGATGCGGGTCGACTGGATTGGTCCGTGCTGTCCCTGCATCCTAACTGCTTTGGCTGCTTGTTTCAAAGTAGGGCAGACGCACTCTTGGTCTTCCTGGTACAGCTCGTTACAGCATTGCTGGCGTAGCGACGGCCCTTGCTGAGGACCCCATTGGTTTTCGCTGAAGGGTGATCCCGCAAGTTGCTGGCGGATCCATCGCTGGCAAGCTCTTAGGTGTTGCTCTTGCTGAAACTCCCTCTGTCATTTCCTTGGTGGACCGAATGGGTTTGTATCGTCATCCAATTCGACGACGGTGCGGTAGATGGATGCGTTGGTGAGGAGGACGCAGAAGGCAAGAGTTGCGCATACGAGGAAGAGCTTGGTAGCCATTTGCTatctgtgtgtgtgtttcttGTGTTTTGGTTTTTGAGTGAAGAATGTAGCGAAGGGTTGGGTGGGTATTTATGGACAAGATAGGTGTTATGCATGGAGATCACGTGTAACATTGCATGCAtgtatttgtgtgtttttgtgagagagagaagctACAAGGTTGTTGTCGGGATTAGATGTTGGAAACTCGAGTGTAGAGGAATGACAAGTGATGAATAACACCTGCATGTTGATCTTGTCTTGGATTTTAATTAATACTTAAAAGCAAAGCCGGGTGATAACGGTAAAGAATTGATCATCATTAATGAATACTCAATAGAATAGTTACAGAATCATAACATTCCATTCATAGTGATATTATATTTCATCGTGTTCCTCTTTTCCATTACCTACACCGACCATATACACTCATTATAGGATTGGATATGTTAGTTTAATTGGATTTTGGTTGTTTAGAGTTGAATCTGGTTTTGCCTTATTAGTTATTAAACATCTACTTGTTTAACctgaaattttgttttcctATCATCAGACGGCTTTCTATATACTATACGGAATTTGTAactatatatattgacaattcattacattttgactaaaattattttgagaATAAAAATCTATCATGAGCCAGCCGAACTATATACTAGATGTTAGTTACGGCAACcatttgtttgtgtgtgtgtgtgtgtgagagagaagGCCGATGTCTGAAGTGAGTGACAAGTGATCAACAACACCATCAGTTTTTAACATTTAGACCCCAAAAAAACAACACCAGCAGTCCTCCGCGTCTGCATGCTATGTGTTACTTGTAGCTCATATTCTGACATGTCCGAATATTAACATCATTTATGGTAGCAATAACAAATACTTgaacattattaatatattattttatacccGTATTTAACTAAAGTTAAACAGGAGATAACAATCATTTCTAGCAAAACGATATCTTGTATTATGTTAATCAAGTAgcaaactatacatttttccaACAAACACCAAGAAATCAGTTAAGTCAAGTAAGACTGGGAGACGTCTGAAGGCCAAGCCCACGCAGAGGACAAGTATGAAGCCCAAACCCACCGAGAGATAGAAGATATATTTTCCGACCAAAATATCCACTCATCTCCTCCTCTCATTACTTTTGTCTGCACCGAAGCAAAAAGTTTCAGACTATCCAAATCCAGGGTTTCTTCTCCTACAATCAGATCATCGAAACCCTACTTTTCGAATCAGGTAGATTTGTGCGTTTTCGTATGAATACTGCCTTTGATCTGTCTCGAGCTTTTGTTTATGATCTTTTGGATTTGCTGTTgtctttgcaaaaaaaaaaaaattcaatgatTTTACATATGGTCACTGGTTTTGATGTTCTGTTGTACATCATTTTCTGTAATTTAACTGGATATTTGCTTAACTAGGTTCCTGTGATATGAtcaatatattgaatttttGATGAAGTGTGTTCTTTACCCTTATGAGTGTGCTAAATTCTTATTGTAACGTTGGTCTTCTTTCTCAGGTCTTAGCTTCTCCGTCGTTTGCCCCTCAGATCAACAAAGTTTCATGTCTGAGCTTGATTCCCAGATCCCTACTGCCTTCGGTAAAGTTCCACTTTGATCTATAGTCTACCTCTGATCATCTGCCTCATAAGTCTATTTCTTAGATGTTTGGTAACAGTTTAATATTTGGAACATGGGCTTTAGTAAACGTTTATCATGTGGGAATATTAATCTGAGCtaattagtgtttttttttttggttttgatttatgGCAGACCCGTTTGCTGATGCGAATGTTGAGGACTCAGGTGCAGGAACAAAAGAGTACGTCCACATCCGTGTGCAGCAGCGGAATGGTAGGAAAAGCTTGACAACTGTCCAGGGGTTGAAGAAAGAGTATAGTTACAGCAAGATACTTAAGGACCTCAAGAAAGAGTTTTGTTGCAACGGAACAGTGGTTCAAGACTCTGAACTCGGACAGGTTcgtgttttcttttttcaacaTTAACGTGGGTCAATTACTGTCTTTAATAGTGTTTTGTGTGTAAATGTGTAGGTTATTCAGCTTCAAGGAGACCAGAGGAAGAACGTCTCCACGTTCCTAGTCCAGGTAATGATCGCATTCTCACTGACAAAgctaaacattaaaaaaaacatttttgcattatctcatttcttttactttttattgGAACAGGCTGGGCTAGTGAAGAAGGACAACATCAAGATCCATGGTTTCTGAGCTGCATTGTCCCTAAGTCTGTTTGCCTTATATTCTGTTATTAAGTGTGTATCACTTTCACTATTGTTATCCTTCCCTTTCCAAAACATTTCCTCAAACTTCTTCTTTGATCTCTTGTTGCTGCTTGGTTTGTTTCGATTTAGACTCGGTATGATATTAAGAGACTATCTTTGTGTACTTGTTTACTACTTGTTTAATAAATAGATATGAAATTGTTGAATAACATATTCGTGTTTTGTAACTTCAGAactatacaaaaacaaaaggacCATTGATCCAATAGACTCCTAAAGTGAACCGCTAATCCATGAAAGACTCTGATGGCGCCCAGAGGGTTTGGAAAGTGTGGTAAATTACGAGATTAACCTCCGCGTTGATTGTTTTCTCTAATCGAGAGTTCAGCAATCCTCGAGTCGAGAGCATGGTGGTTTTTTTGTAGGTTAAACTACGAATAGAGAAGACAACAAAAACGTGAAGAGAAACGCAATTTAGGTTACTTTCCGAAATATCTGAAtcaattcaattttaattttcaatttttcatcATCCTCGTTTGGTTTCGTCTACATCTCGATCGCAGGTAAGAAGAGATGGAAGAGATGTTCGCTCTGATAGTCTCAATGATTCTCATAGCTGCGGTGATACCCTTGTTCTTGTGGAAACAACGTCGGGTAGACAGTAGTAGTAGTAGATCACGTGAGGAAGATGCAGCACCTCCGCTGGTAAAATTTCTCAACTTTCCTTTCATTGTTGGACGAAATggattttgacttttttttttttattattcgaCGCAGGTTCAGGCGCGTGAAAACGTGGGACGTGctactggtggtggtggtggtgggcgTAGAATGCGTCGGAGACCTGCAgcttctgctgctgctgctagctcctcttcttcatcaaaCGTTCAAGGTTTGTGCTTTACAACagccttctctctctctctctatcataAAGCTTccaactttatataaataaaagacaTGGGTTGTTAGATGTCTCCAACTTATACGTAATAGTTGGAGACAACCGTATGTTCAGGGGGTGTTAGTGGTAAGAGTTTCCTATATAGCCAGGGAGAACTCGAAACCAGTGACTCGAGAATagtcaaatagtttttttagtttcatttgttCACCTTGCTGTAAATCTAGCTTAAGATAACTGGGAGGGTATATtggaatgattttttttgggtaCCAATgtgaaaaaacagaaaatatcagTGGGAGTGAagatgaggatgaagatgaagcCGGTGGGAATCAGGCCAGAGCatcaaagaagaaagagaagaagcgACAAGAGCGAGAAGAACAAAGACAGGTGGGGCTAACAATCTCTTATCTCCATAAAATTCTTCTAATATTTTATCAGAAAATTCTGCAAGGATGAGAAAATTCTAGACCAGTTACAGAACGAACTACGGAAGCTTTACATTGTAGCTTCAGAATAGAGCATTGGTCTAGTACGTAAATTTTTAGACTTTCCTGATCAAAATATGTTTGTATTGTCTGGTGAAGGCTGAAGAAGCTGCACGGGAGTCAAGGAGTACAAAACAAGATTGGTATGCAGAGATGCGGAGGAAGAAGGACGAAGAGCGTGAGGCAGAGGAGCGGAAGTTGGTGGGTcaattgaataatatatatcgTTCTGTTTAGGCCTCCTTCTTTAGAAACGCTGAACTTAGCTAATTGTGACAATTTTTTAtgtaggaagaagaagaaaaagcacGACAAGCCAAGGAAGAAGAGGCAGCGGCGTTAGAGTTTGACAAATGGAAAGGAGAGTTCTCAGTCGATGCTGAAGGTACCACAGAGGAAGTGGAAGGTGGGAATCAAGATTTGCTTTCAGAATTTGTTGAATACATTAAGGTATTAtatcttcttga
This is a stretch of genomic DNA from Raphanus sativus cultivar WK10039 unplaced genomic scaffold, ASM80110v3 Scaffold3686, whole genome shotgun sequence. It encodes these proteins:
- the LOC130506812 gene encoding protein translation factor SUI1 homolog 1; the protein is MSELDSQIPTAFDPFADANVEDSGAGTKEYVHIRVQQRNGRKSLTTVQGLKKEYSYSKILKDLKKEFCCNGTVVQDSELGQVIQLQGDQRKNVSTFLVQAGLVKKDNIKIHGF
- the LOC130506810 gene encoding DDRGK domain-containing protein 1-like gives rise to the protein MEEMFALIVSMILIAAVIPLFLWKQRRVDSSSSRSREEDAAPPLVQARENVGRATGGGGGGRRMRRRPAASAAAASSSSSSNVQENISGSEDEDEDEAGGNQARASKKKEKKRQEREEQRQAEEAARESRSTKQDWYAEMRRKKDEEREAEERKLEEEEKARQAKEEEAAALEFDKWKGEFSVDAEGTTEEVEGGNQDLLSEFVEYIKKQKCVPLEDLAAEFHLRTQECINRIASLESIGRLSGVMDDRGKYIYISMEEMNAVADYIKRQGRVSISHLASKSNQFIDLEPKVQHELTEEISSVEEISVS